The candidate division KSB1 bacterium genomic interval TCACGGACGCTGCCGATGCCCACATCACCATCATCACGGCCCCGCTGGTTCGAAGTCGCCTTCCCATTATTGTGGAGAAGGTTACCACAGTGACGGCCCCCGGCGAAATGATCGATGCCGTCGTTACCGAGCGTGGGATTGCCATCAACCCCCGGCGGCAGGACCTCCTCGATCGTCTCAAACGAAGCAAGCTGCCGATCGTGCCGATCGACCGGCTCTACAAGATGGCTCTGGACATCACTGGCCGGCCGGAAAAACCGCAGTTTACGGATCGCATCGTGGCCCTGATCGAATTCCGAGACGGGACAGTAATCGACGTGGTTCGCCAGCTGGTGCCCAGGGAGAGCTGACGAGAAGCTTCCCGCGGTCAACAATGTCGGCGGGGTACATTCCGTTTGACTATTAGCTCAGCTTGGGCTATATTGGGCCGTTCCTATAGAAGCGAGCGGAAAGTCAAGGGTTTAGGTTATTTGCCGTCACCCTTTCCGGGGTGGGCGAGAGCTGCGGAGTGTGGAGGATGCAACGACGCCTGCTGTATCGGACGCTTCTCGTGGTCGTGGTCGTAGTGGTTGCCCTCTACCAGCTTTACCCAACCGTGCGGGTGAGCGGTCTGGAAGGGAAGCTGGAGAGGCAATTGACGGAGCTTTCGCGGATCACGGGTGCCCCAGTTGCGGATCTCCGGAGTGCGCTGGCTACCGGAGAACTCGAAGGAAAGGTGCGTCGCCTCCTGGCCGATGAGCCAGGGACCCTCGACCGGGCAACCGCCCTTGTGCGCCAGATCATTCGTACCCACGAGGCGGTGGGAAGCCTTCAGGACAGGGCCATTAAGAAGGGGCTCGACCTTCAGGGTGGAACCTATCTGGTCTACGAAGTCGACATTCCGGGTCTGCTGGATCAGCTGGCGCACAACAAGGACGAGCGTTTCCAGGAGATCGTGCGCGCCTCGGTCGCCGAAATGCAAGCGACGGGTGGGGATTTCTTCGATATCCTGCGCCGGCGCTTTGATGAGAGCAACCTGCGCCTGAGCCGCTACTTCGGCAAGATGGGAGAATCAGACGACAAGATCATCAGCGATCTGCGGCGCGAGGCCGAGGACGCGGTGGACCGGACGCTGGAGAAACTACGCTACCGTATCGACCAGTTCGGCGTTTCCGAGCCGGCCATCCACAAGCAGGGGGCCCACCGGATCGTGGTGGAACTGGCTGGCGTGCATGATGTGGAGCGAGCCAAGCGGATCATTGGCACGACGGCTCTCCTCGAGTTTAAGCTGGAGAAGGATCCCCAGGTCGTGCAGGCCACCATCTCGGCCATTGACCGAACTCTACGTCGCATTCGCTCGGGGCAGGCGGACACCACCGCGCTGGCCAGGATTGACACGACGCAGCGCGCCAGTCGCAAGGCTGAGGAGGCCGAGGTCGACGTTTCGGAGCTCTTCGGGCAGGCGGCGGAGCAGGTAGGTGTTGACACGGGCCAGGTGGTGGTCGACCGCCAGACGTTCGAGGAGGCTCCCTTTTCCTCGCTGCTCCGCCAGCTTCCGGGCGTAACGGGGGAGATCGCCGTACCCGTTCAGAATATGAGGACTGTGGACCGGCTTCTGAAACTGCCCGAAATTCAGAATGCGATCCCTC includes:
- the secD gene encoding protein translocase subunit SecD; protein product: MQRRLLYRTLLVVVVVVVALYQLYPTVRVSGLEGKLERQLTELSRITGAPVADLRSALATGELEGKVRRLLADEPGTLDRATALVRQIIRTHEAVGSLQDRAIKKGLDLQGGTYLVYEVDIPGLLDQLAHNKDERFQEIVRASVAEMQATGGDFFDILRRRFDESNLRLSRYFGKMGESDDKIISDLRREAEDAVDRTLEKLRYRIDQFGVSEPAIHKQGAHRIVVELAGVHDVERAKRIIGTTALLEFKLEKDPQVVQATISAIDRTLRRIRSGQADTTALARIDTTQRASRKAEEAEVDVSELFGQAAEQVGVDTGQVVVDRQTFEEAPFSSLLRQLPGVTGEIAVPVQNMRTVDRLLKLPEIQNAIPRDAEFLWSSKPIRLGGSDYYLLYLVNRNPELVGKYITAANVRVGAGESSLRGNEPRVTLTLDTQGARIFARVTGANVGKKLAIVLDGRVASAPVIRERIPSGNAQIDGLDTMEEAKDLALVLRTGALPAPVEVIEERTVGPSLGQDSIDKGQKAAIVGAILVVLFMVFYYRGSGLIADFALALNIVLILAALAAFRATLTMPGIAGITLTIGMAVDANVLIFERIREELRTGKTVRAAVDAGFSRAFVTILDANVTTLLTALVLYQFGTGPIRGFAVTLSIGLIANMFTAVFVARVIYDHILARKPVTASLSI